One genomic window of Mucilaginibacter sp. SJ includes the following:
- the atpH gene encoding ATP synthase F1 subunit delta: MSEITVASRYAKSLIDLAQEQNIVDAVKADMDLFLHTLKGSSELAAVLANPIISQAKKINVLEAVFGDKVNKASIMFFKLMINKGRGEVLYFTAQEYINLFNIKRNITKAKVTSATALSDANKKTLVDELQKAIGGTVVLYTKIDPSLIGGFVLNVGDRQVDTSIAASLKKMKKEFAAKA, from the coding sequence ATGTCAGAAATAACAGTAGCATCGAGATACGCCAAATCACTTATCGATCTTGCGCAGGAACAAAACATTGTTGATGCGGTGAAGGCAGATATGGATCTTTTTTTACATACTTTAAAAGGAAGTTCTGAACTGGCCGCTGTTTTGGCTAACCCTATTATTTCACAAGCTAAAAAGATCAATGTTCTTGAAGCTGTGTTTGGTGATAAGGTAAATAAAGCCAGCATTATGTTTTTTAAGCTGATGATAAATAAAGGTCGTGGCGAGGTTTTGTATTTTACTGCCCAGGAATATATCAACCTTTTCAATATTAAAAGGAATATTACCAAGGCTAAAGTTACATCAGCTACAGCATTATCTGATGCCAATAAAAAGACGCTGGTAGATGAATTGCAAAAAGCTATTGGTGGCACTGTAGTGCTATATACTAAGATTGATCCGTCATTGATTGGCGGATTTGTGCTTAACGTAGGCGACAGGCAGGTTGATACCAGCATTGCTGCAAGCCTTAAGAAAATGAAAAAAGAATTTGCTGCAAAGGCATAA
- the atpB gene encoding F0F1 ATP synthase subunit A, giving the protein MDFSHILNSKKITLSIILGVFSLFVTLNANAVQEKNESSTTVESKEKEKFDPNEAILEHIADSHYFHIGGKVAIGLPVILYTDGGLEVFSASEFEHGEKAHQGKYHNYALVKDKIKVVGADGTTVDETAKIFDLSITRNVFSMWMSVILLIIIFVSVAGSYKKRAGKAPKGLQSLLEPLILFIRDEVALPNIGYKYARFMPLLLTMFFFILINNLIGMVPFFPGGSNLTGNIAVTMVLAVITLIVVNFNGNKYYWKHIFAPDVPFWLYPIMWIVELAGIISKPFALMVRLFANIMAGHVIVLALISLIFIFQTLWVSPVSIAFALFIDVLELLVAFLQAFIFTMLTALFIGSAVEEHHH; this is encoded by the coding sequence ATGGATTTTAGCCATATTTTGAACTCAAAAAAAATTACCTTAAGCATCATTTTAGGCGTTTTTTCGCTGTTTGTAACGTTAAATGCTAACGCTGTACAAGAAAAAAATGAGTCATCAACAACTGTTGAAAGTAAAGAAAAGGAAAAATTTGACCCTAATGAAGCCATCCTTGAACACATTGCCGATTCGCACTATTTTCATATAGGTGGTAAGGTTGCTATTGGTTTGCCTGTTATACTTTATACAGATGGCGGACTGGAAGTATTTTCGGCTTCTGAATTTGAGCATGGTGAAAAAGCCCACCAGGGTAAATACCACAATTATGCTTTAGTTAAAGACAAAATTAAAGTTGTTGGCGCCGATGGTACAACCGTTGATGAAACCGCTAAGATTTTTGATCTGTCAATTACCCGCAACGTGTTTTCCATGTGGATGTCGGTAATATTGCTGATCATCATATTTGTTAGCGTAGCAGGCTCGTACAAAAAGCGCGCAGGTAAAGCGCCTAAAGGTTTGCAATCATTATTGGAGCCGCTTATCCTGTTTATCCGTGACGAAGTAGCATTGCCGAACATCGGTTACAAATACGCGCGCTTTATGCCGCTGCTGTTAACCATGTTCTTCTTTATCCTGATCAATAACCTGATTGGTATGGTGCCGTTTTTTCCCGGAGGTTCAAACCTTACCGGTAATATTGCCGTAACCATGGTGCTTGCTGTTATTACCCTTATCGTGGTTAATTTTAATGGTAACAAATACTATTGGAAACACATTTTTGCACCTGACGTTCCGTTTTGGCTTTACCCTATCATGTGGATAGTTGAGCTTGCCGGTATCATTTCAAAGCCTTTCGCGTTAATGGTGCGTTTGTTTGCAAACATCATGGCAGGCCACGTTATCGTATTGGCATTGATCTCTTTGATTTTTATATTCCAGACACTTTGGGTATCTCCGGTATCAATAGCTTTCGCTTTGTTTATCGATGTGCTTGAGTTGCTGGTAGCTTTCCTGCAAGCATTCATCTTTACAATGCTTACCGCGTTGTTTATTGGCAGCGCTGTTGAGGAGCATCATCATTAA
- the atpE gene encoding ATP synthase F0 subunit C, translated as MVGSIAALGAGLAVIGAGIGIGQIGGKAMEGISRQPEAASKIQTAMIIAAALVEGVALFGVIVALLGNK; from the coding sequence ATGGTTGGAAGTATTGCTGCATTAGGTGCAGGTTTAGCAGTTATCGGTGCTGGTATTGGTATCGGTCAAATCGGTGGTAAAGCGATGGAAGGTATCTCTCGTCAGCCGGAAGCTGCTTCAAAAATTCAGACTGCCATGATCATCGCTGCTGCACTTGTTGAAGGTGTTGCTCTTTTCGGTGTGATCGTTGCGCTTTTGGGTAACAAATAA
- the porW gene encoding type IX secretion system periplasmic lipoprotein PorW/SprE: protein MRRLSSSYKPNTSIFFLFAVTLIAAGCSLEKQSGFNRTMQNLTAHYNILFNANEILRLKQESYAASFPDAYSEILNVYPDTTAQTGTPDKDLEEAIVKANKIISIKEQSHYLGDAYLVLGKSRYLEANYFDAVEYCNYVTRSFGKQANLKQEALVWKARGLMYLNQLPLAKLVIDSAIQDINPKKNVTADVYATKLQYDILTQNYAEAEEMAKLAIKYSYVSNLKLRWIFILGQLQELNLKPANAYESYTRIVKSNASFEMAFNANLNRIRIRDNQNGVKASKIDLLRALLKNEDNTDFYDQIYYQIGEQQFKAGEIDNALKSYKKSVRVSTKNQNQKGLSYLRIADIDFKNKADYVNARLYYDSTLNNLSTNYPGYQIIRKKADNLQILTRLLETISREDTLQMLAALDDKTRDARIDEMVARKTRQQQQAALEATGAAANVNNGTMPNTFDRNSNSPSSNKNSGSTFYFYNNSAVSQGYNDFKRLWGNRKLEDNWRRSRRSNTGIPTANAGIGGSQVNDPDAPVGSAAYNTTHVSAGTFRQDLVKNLPLTPALLQQSNFKIYNAYFEMANFYRDVLEDKKEAIATYETLLTRFPQSNDKPSVYYNLYRLYVDIDAVKSNDYKNRLLKEYPESVFAKVILDPDYARKLADVDAEFNGFYNEVYDQYAQKQYAKVIEKANDLLNKYPDNRYAAQLYYLKAIAAGHMEKLPPFQADLQLIAAKYPQDKLIAPLVNQHLAYIDSNKAEIAARPVVLFNDDPNEIPFTPPVAYQKQTEYRPPYTPSAQNVTPQERLPERDTRIIAGAKTSAPQIQQAAIQQPKQLAAGQIPLPQHQMPDTSRDIATQPAPKQKDTVATVHPAAINNTTAVNYIFSKRDSSNYYFVINVSSGTTNLASTRFGVGQFNRTRYTRSEVIHHVKSVGENNQLIYVGRFYSLADAKDYARTIVPLLPDIMKVPKDKYSIFIITKENLDKLATQSILDSYFDYYQKFY from the coding sequence TTGAGGCGATTATCATCATCCTATAAACCAAACACCAGCATTTTTTTTCTGTTTGCAGTTACATTGATAGCGGCCGGTTGTTCGCTTGAAAAACAAAGCGGCTTTAACCGCACCATGCAAAACCTGACCGCCCATTACAACATACTATTTAATGCGAATGAAATTTTACGGCTCAAGCAGGAAAGCTATGCCGCATCTTTTCCTGATGCCTACAGCGAAATTTTAAATGTTTATCCTGATACTACCGCACAAACAGGTACGCCTGATAAGGACCTGGAAGAAGCTATTGTAAAAGCCAACAAGATCATCAGTATTAAGGAACAAAGCCATTATTTGGGTGACGCTTACCTGGTACTGGGCAAATCCCGTTACCTGGAGGCTAATTATTTTGATGCTGTTGAGTATTGTAATTATGTAACCCGTTCATTCGGCAAGCAAGCTAATTTAAAACAGGAGGCTTTGGTATGGAAAGCCCGCGGGCTTATGTACCTTAACCAGTTACCTTTAGCTAAACTGGTAATTGATTCGGCCATACAGGATATCAACCCTAAAAAAAATGTTACTGCCGATGTTTACGCCACCAAGCTGCAATATGATATCTTAACCCAAAACTATGCCGAAGCCGAAGAGATGGCTAAACTGGCCATTAAATACAGTTATGTCAGCAATCTCAAACTCCGCTGGATCTTTATCCTGGGCCAATTACAGGAGCTTAACCTCAAGCCGGCCAATGCCTATGAAAGCTATACCCGCATAGTTAAAAGCAACGCCAGTTTTGAAATGGCATTTAATGCCAACCTTAACCGGATCCGCATCCGCGACAATCAAAACGGTGTTAAGGCCAGTAAGATCGACCTATTACGTGCCCTGCTTAAGAATGAAGACAATACTGATTTTTACGACCAGATCTATTACCAGATTGGTGAACAGCAGTTTAAAGCCGGCGAAATCGACAACGCCCTGAAAAGTTACAAGAAATCGGTGCGGGTAAGCACCAAAAATCAAAACCAAAAAGGCCTTTCGTATTTACGTATTGCCGACATCGACTTTAAAAACAAGGCCGATTACGTGAATGCCAGGCTTTATTATGACAGTACGCTCAATAACCTGTCGACAAATTATCCCGGTTATCAGATCATCCGCAAAAAGGCTGATAACCTGCAGATCCTTACCCGCCTGCTTGAAACCATCTCACGCGAGGATACCCTGCAAATGCTTGCCGCTTTGGATGATAAAACCCGCGATGCCCGTATAGATGAAATGGTAGCCCGCAAAACACGTCAGCAGCAACAGGCCGCTTTAGAAGCCACCGGTGCCGCTGCCAATGTCAATAACGGCACTATGCCAAATACCTTCGACAGGAACAGTAATTCACCTTCCTCCAATAAAAACAGCGGTAGTACATTTTACTTTTACAACAACAGCGCCGTAAGCCAGGGCTATAACGACTTTAAGCGTTTATGGGGCAACCGTAAGCTGGAGGATAACTGGCGCCGCAGCAGGCGTTCAAATACAGGTATACCAACCGCCAATGCCGGCATTGGCGGTTCACAGGTTAATGATCCGGATGCCCCTGTTGGTAGCGCAGCTTATAATACTACCCATGTATCGGCAGGTACCTTTAGGCAGGATCTTGTTAAAAACCTGCCCCTTACTCCTGCCCTTTTGCAGCAATCCAATTTCAAGATCTACAACGCTTATTTTGAAATGGCTAATTTTTATCGCGATGTATTGGAAGATAAAAAGGAAGCTATTGCCACTTACGAAACCCTGCTTACACGTTTCCCTCAAAGCAACGATAAGCCTTCAGTTTATTATAACCTGTACAGGCTTTATGTCGATATAGACGCTGTAAAGTCAAATGATTACAAAAACAGGTTGCTTAAAGAGTATCCGGAAAGTGTATTTGCTAAAGTAATTCTCGATCCGGATTATGCCCGCAAGCTGGCCGATGTAGATGCTGAATTTAACGGCTTTTATAACGAAGTGTACGATCAGTATGCTCAAAAGCAATACGCAAAAGTGATTGAGAAAGCAAATGATTTGCTTAACAAATATCCTGACAACCGGTATGCAGCGCAGTTATACTACCTGAAAGCCATCGCTGCCGGGCATATGGAAAAGTTGCCGCCATTCCAAGCCGATCTGCAGTTAATCGCCGCAAAATATCCGCAGGATAAACTCATCGCTCCACTTGTAAACCAACACCTGGCCTATATCGATTCAAACAAGGCCGAAATAGCCGCGCGTCCGGTGGTATTATTTAATGATGATCCTAACGAGATCCCTTTTACCCCACCGGTGGCATATCAAAAACAAACAGAATACCGTCCGCCATATACGCCATCGGCACAAAATGTAACTCCCCAGGAGCGCCTGCCCGAACGGGACACGCGTATAATAGCCGGGGCTAAAACATCGGCACCACAAATTCAGCAGGCTGCAATTCAACAACCAAAACAACTTGCCGCAGGCCAGATCCCTTTACCGCAGCATCAAATGCCGGATACTTCAAGGGATATAGCCACGCAGCCGGCACCCAAACAAAAAGATACTGTGGCTACGGTTCACCCGGCCGCCATTAACAATACAACTGCGGTAAACTACATATTCAGCAAGCGCGACAGCAGCAACTATTACTTTGTGATAAATGTATCCAGTGGTACAACTAATCTGGCTTCTACACGTTTTGGAGTAGGGCAGTTTAACCGTACACGATACACCCGCAGCGAAGTGATCCACCACGTTAAAAGCGTTGGCGAAAATAACCAGCTGATATACGTTGGCCGTTTTTACAGCCTTGCCGATGCTAAAGATTATGCACGTACCATTGTACCTCTGCTACCCGATATTATGAAGGTTCCAAAGGATAAATACAGCATTTTTATCATTACCAAAGAAAATCTGGATAAATTAGCAACCCAAAGTATATTGGATAGTTATTTTGACTACTATCAGAAATTTTATTAG
- a CDS encoding AtpZ/AtpI family protein: MAENEENNEDEVGKPLSAYAKYSSIGFQMVVIIGIFTFAGYKIDEAGKHDVKWATAILALIGVFIALFIVIRSVKN; this comes from the coding sequence ATGGCCGAAAATGAAGAAAATAACGAAGATGAGGTAGGCAAGCCTTTAAGCGCCTATGCTAAATACAGCAGCATCGGTTTTCAGATGGTGGTTATCATCGGCATTTTTACATTTGCCGGTTATAAAATTGATGAAGCCGGCAAGCATGATGTAAAATGGGCTACCGCCATACTCGCCCTTATCGGGGTATTCATTGCTTTGTTTATCGTTATCAGATCTGTTAAAAATTGA
- the atpF gene encoding F0F1 ATP synthase subunit B → MDLVMPDWGLVVWTSVTFLFLLILLRAFAWKPIMAAIGDRERSIEDALLKAEAAKEEMSRLTNENESLIKQARAERDLILSEARKAKEQIVSDAKEAAHKEGARMIELARVEINNQKAIALADVKNQVATLSLEIAEKILRKQFEDQQQQDELVSQLLKEVKL, encoded by the coding sequence ATGGATTTAGTAATGCCTGATTGGGGTTTGGTTGTATGGACATCCGTAACCTTTTTATTCTTACTTATTTTACTGAGGGCATTTGCCTGGAAACCGATCATGGCCGCCATTGGCGATCGTGAGCGTTCAATTGAAGATGCGTTATTGAAAGCAGAAGCTGCCAAAGAGGAAATGAGCCGTTTAACCAATGAAAACGAATCATTGATTAAACAAGCCCGGGCCGAACGTGACCTGATCCTGTCTGAAGCCCGCAAAGCTAAAGAGCAAATCGTATCTGATGCTAAAGAAGCTGCACATAAAGAAGGTGCACGTATGATTGAGCTTGCCCGTGTTGAAATCAACAACCAAAAAGCTATTGCTTTGGCTGATGTTAAAAACCAGGTAGCTACTTTATCTTTAGAGATTGCTGAGAAGATCCTTCGCAAGCAATTTGAAGATCAGCAGCAACAAGACGAATTGGTTAGCCAATTATTGAAAGAAGTGAAGTTATAA